From the genome of Streptomyces sp. V2I9:
GCCAGCTGAGCGGCACGGCCGATGGGGGTGTCGCCCATCGGCGGCGGTGTTTCACGTGAAACACCCTCACCCAGGGACTCGGTTCGGGGACCGGGGACCGGGTCGGTCATCGGTCCCGCGATGTTGGCGTCGGACCGCAAGGATTCACTCTCCTCGACTTCAGGCTCGCAATGAACAGAGCCTGCCATGCTTTCGGGGTCGTGAACCAGCGAGGCCCGCTGTTCTGTGGATGAATCCGTGCGTGTGGACAACTCGGCCACCCGTCCGGGCTTGCGGTCGCGCGGCGTGGCGGACGCACGCCCGCGCCCGATGATTCCCTGCAGCAGAGAGCGACGTTTCACGTGAAACACGATGCCCCTGCGCGGCAACTAGCAGGCCACGACACTCCGCGATGAGGGGGGATCGCCACTTTCCGGCAGAAACGCTGCTAAGTGGCCCAACCGGTAACGAAGCCCGCATATCTGCCTCGACCGATCGCCTCCGCAGGACGGCGGCGCGGGCCTACGACGCCCTCAGCGACGCCTACGGGTGCGCCCCGTGCGGGCGGCCTTGGCCCTCTTTGCGGCGAACCTCACACCACCCGGACTCTCGCCCACCACGACACGGACCACGGTGGACAGCGGGTCGACCACACCTTCTCCGATCTGGAGCACTTCGGTCTCCACCACGCCGAGTTTGCTCAGCGCCGCCCTGGCACCGTTGAGTTCCTCCTCGGCGGTGTCGCCCTTGAGCGCGAGCATCTCGCCGTAGGGCCTCAACAGGGGCACGCCCCAGCCCGCGAGCCGGTCCAGCGGCGCCACCGCACGCGCGGTCACCACCTGCACCGGCTGCAGCGTGCCCAGCACCTCTTCGGCCCGCCCACGTACGACCGTCACATGGTCCAGGCCCAGCAGTTCGACGACCTCCTGGAGGAAGTTCGTCCGCCGGAGCAGCGGCTCCAGCAGCGTGATCTTGAGATCCGGGCGTACCAGCGCGAGCGGAATGCCGGGCAGGCCCGCGCCCGAGCCCACATCGCAGACGGTGACCCCCTCGGGCACGACCTCGGAGAGCACGGCACAGTTCAGCAGGTGCCGCTCCCAGAGCCGGGGAACCTCACGCGGCCCGATCAGGCCACGCTTGACTCCGGCATCCGCCAGCAGTTCGGCGTACCGGACAGCCTCCGGGAAGAGCTCTCCGAACACCGCCTGCGCCTCCGCAGGTGCCTGGGGAAGCTCTGCTGCCTCCGTCACGGGGGACCGTCCTTCCGTACCGCCCTAGGGCCTGTCTGGTGGCCGACTATCAAGCTGACACATGCGGCCCCGCCTGCGAACAGACGGGGCCGACAGTACAAGGGTCCGGTCAGGCCGGGAGTACGACGACGAAGCGCTGCGGCTCCTCGCCCTCCGACTCGCTCCGGAGGCCGGCGGCGGCGATCGCGTCGTGCACGACCTTGCGCTCGAACGGCGTCATCGGGTCCAGCTTCACCGGTTGGCCCGAGCTCTTGACCTCGGTCGCGGCCTTGGCACCCAGCTCCGCGAGGACCGCGCGCTTCTTGGCCCGGAAGCCGCCGATGTCCAGCATCAGCCGGCTGCGGTCGCGGGTCTCCCGGTGAACGGCCAGCCGCGTCAGCTCCTGGAGCGCCTCCAGGACCTCACCGTCGCGGCCCACGAGCTTCTGGAGGTCGCGTGCCGACTCGCTGATGATCGACACTGCGGCCCGGTCCGCCTCGACGTCCATGTCGATGTCGCCGTCGAGGTCGGCGATGTCGAGCAGGCCCTCAAGGTAGTCGGCTGCGATCTCACCCTCCTGCTCCAGGCGGGTCAGGGTGTCGCTGCCGGCCTCGGTGGGCGCCGTGGAGGTGGTGCCTTCCGTCACGGATGGACTCCTTCTTACTTCTTGGACGGGTGCTTGGGCCGCTGCGGGCCCTTGCGCTGTCCGGACTTGGCTTGGCGTGAGGAGCCGGAGGCGGGCTTGTCCGCCGACTTCGGCTTGCTGTCCTGCGGTGCGTCCTGCTTCTGGAGCGAGGTCTTGGAACCGGTCTCCGAGGATGCCGTGTCCTTGGCCCCCGCAGTCGCGTGGCCGGTGGTCTGACGCTTCGCCTTGGTCTGGCGCTTGGGCTGCTGACGCTTGTGCGCCTGGCTCTCGGCGTCGGTGACCGCGGTCTCGCTCTTCTGCACCGTGCCGTCCTCCTGGGCCGCGAGACCCAGCTTGGCGAGGCCGGTGATGAACTTGCGCTCGATGTCGTTGCGGTCGGCACCCTTGGCGACGATCGCCTTGACCATCTTGCGCCGGGTGCGGCCCCGCACCTCGCCGTGGGAGGTCACGCTCTTGAGGAGTCGCTGGAGGTACGCGTCCTGCGCCTTGCTGCCCGGCGTCGGGTTCTGGTTGATCACGTACATCTGCTGACCCATGGTCCAGACGTTGGTGGTCAGCCAGTACACGAGGACACCGACGGGGAAGTTGATGCCCATGACGGCGAAGATGACCGGGAAGATGTACATCAGCATCTTCTGCTGCTGCATGTACGGGGTCTTCACCGTCAGGTCGACGTTCTTCGTCATCAGCTGGCGCTGGGTGAAGAACTGCGAGGCCGACATCATGATGATCATGATCGCGGTGACGATCCGGACGTCCAGCAGGTCGGCGTTGAGCGAGGCGACCTTGTCGGCACTGTCCATGAACTTGGCGGCCAGCGGGGCGCCGAAGATGTGCGCCTCACGCGCGCT
Proteins encoded in this window:
- the rsmG gene encoding 16S rRNA (guanine(527)-N(7))-methyltransferase RsmG, with amino-acid sequence MTEAAELPQAPAEAQAVFGELFPEAVRYAELLADAGVKRGLIGPREVPRLWERHLLNCAVLSEVVPEGVTVCDVGSGAGLPGIPLALVRPDLKITLLEPLLRRTNFLQEVVELLGLDHVTVVRGRAEEVLGTLQPVQVVTARAVAPLDRLAGWGVPLLRPYGEMLALKGDTAEEELNGARAALSKLGVVETEVLQIGEGVVDPLSTVVRVVVGESPGGVRFAAKRAKAARTGRTRRRR
- a CDS encoding R3H domain-containing nucleic acid-binding protein; translated protein: MTEGTTSTAPTEAGSDTLTRLEQEGEIAADYLEGLLDIADLDGDIDMDVEADRAAVSIISESARDLQKLVGRDGEVLEALQELTRLAVHRETRDRSRLMLDIGGFRAKKRAVLAELGAKAATEVKSSGQPVKLDPMTPFERKVVHDAIAAAGLRSESEGEEPQRFVVVLPA
- the yidC gene encoding membrane protein insertase YidC, giving the protein MDTIASLFSFITTPVSWIIVQFHKIYGALFGDDSGWAWGLSIVSLVVLIRICLIPLFVKQIKSTRNMQVLQPKMKAIQERYKNDKQRQSEEMMKLYKETGTNPLSSCLPILAQSPFFFALYHVLSSIASGKKIGAINQDLLDSAREAHIFGAPLAAKFMDSADKVASLNADLLDVRIVTAIMIIMMSASQFFTQRQLMTKNVDLTVKTPYMQQQKMLMYIFPVIFAVMGINFPVGVLVYWLTTNVWTMGQQMYVINQNPTPGSKAQDAYLQRLLKSVTSHGEVRGRTRRKMVKAIVAKGADRNDIERKFITGLAKLGLAAQEDGTVQKSETAVTDAESQAHKRQQPKRQTKAKRQTTGHATAGAKDTASSETGSKTSLQKQDAPQDSKPKSADKPASGSSRQAKSGQRKGPQRPKHPSKK